A genomic window from Aquila chrysaetos chrysaetos chromosome 9, bAquChr1.4, whole genome shotgun sequence includes:
- the LOC115346018 gene encoding EF-hand calcium-binding domain-containing protein 12-like isoform X1, giving the protein MSRVRHGNWLTPHVLTQSKNMTNLEELITNIELCSKADGYSTVTFPTLKKLSVNDVLTGCELADLELDVPFPCFSDVTTIWSSVSKYVRHQLLKRKPRAVRVTGLGTFHLQKWLSFENGEVLTFQRPVFLLSRTVAQIRGLQHASVPVPGEIKQVSVNYKKIHSDVPYSEEVVQNCMQETLNFFYFILTNREDTDFILKDIGTLAIRGTEVTMAFCEDFLLSLNKSTYVVEKLFTKKWVISDKEATLSLSRFGRVHQFPQFEIRAVPRTASLTDEEICAEFESALSSMGVRAAVCHTLHLLQTGVSPDCLARAEMEEEAEEKMEGKGPPGRLFPGRQQKEPPFESPELPLPTSEEHRQTGQKEQSVFGLNGRRKLEASMAKRKEKEENRKAGRLPQQQAGRESDKMWRAQLPGEEEYSLSSPETTSDTEEGLQTVEAWIQARRQFQTELESLGDIEKWLTQKPSLSNQEKRCWQRIKARRADRRAAVKSAVTDSLDRSPQKCSQPWKKGSVPLVCAPYPQALGTLHSLLHKKKLSVVDIFKKAGMDGRKIKRADFIKVIKETKVSISEKDLEDVVIFLTSSKPGNFISLEDLIDCQKQWLEMRKGQSQETKTGVGAQFQKASCKTATCLPSSGGTAKGMKPHAPTKPERKLIRLELPPVNTEPEQRHLSCDEMEEIGKNLRERRRWEKNKDSPIEWKEKRRMVRSGDGPIDEHCLPSTVEADLGELVDRYRRNAVTSYLKSSKLCKERNVHIAEPTLQKALLHPGDKIIKEGEDIRKIRQPGGYYSAGRAVASSPGSTSRSGTASGSQAKEAENRHPQRSKMQKSSDNNFWPGHLLDKLCLYFPEKKHDRAHALFSYVHPTKPAYCGI; this is encoded by the exons ATGTCCAGGGTCAGACACGGGAACTGGTTGACA CCTCACGTGCTGACCCAAAGCAAGAACATGACAAACCTGGAAGAGCTGATCACCAACATTGAGCTCTGCAGCAAGGCTGACGGCTACAGCACGGTCACGTTTCCCACCCTCAAGAAGCTTTCTGTCAACG ATGTGCTGACGGGATGTGAGCTGGCTGACTTAGAGCTTGACGTGcctttcccttgcttttcagATGTCACTACTATTTGGAGCAGTGTGTCTAAGTATGTTCGGCATCAGCTCCTGAAGAGAAAG ccTCGGGCTGTCAGGGTAACAGGACTGGGGACGTTTCATCTTCAAAAATGGCTCTCTTTTGAAAATGGTGAGGTGCTCACGTTTCAGAGACCTGTGTTTTTGCTGTCCAGGACTGTTGCACAGATCCGTGGGCTGCAACATGCTTCTGTACCTGTTCCTG gcGAGATTAAGCAAGTGTCAGTGAACTACAAGAAGATCCACTCAGACGTCCCATATTCTGAGGAAGTTGTGCAGAACTGCATGCAGGAGACCCTGAACTTTTTCTACTTCATCCTAACAAACAGAGAAGACACGGACTTCATTTTAAAGGACATTGGCACTCTTGCTATCCGGGGAACAGAAGTGACAATGGCATTTTGTGAAGACTTTTTACTAAGCCTCAACAAGTCTACATACGTGGTAGAGAAGTTGTTCACT AAGAAATGGGTCATATCGGACAAAGAAGCCACTCTCTCTCTGAGCCGTTTTGGCCGTGTCCACCAGTTTCCACA GTTTGAGATTAGGGCTGTGCCTCGAACAGCTTCTCTCACAGACGAAGAGATATGTGCAGAATTCGAGAGTGCTTTGAGCAGCATGGGAGTAAGAG CGGCTGTTTGTCACACATTACACCTTCTGCAAACGGGTGTTTCTCCAGACTGCTTAGCCAGAGCTGAGatggaggaagaagcagaggagaaaatggagGGAAAAGGGCCTCCTGGCAG ACTGTTTCCAGGAAGGCAGCAAAAAGAACCTCCTTTTGAGAGCCCTGAATTGCCATTGCCTACTTCTGAAGAACACAGGCAGACAGGACAG AAAGAACAGTCTGTATTTGGGCTGAACGGTAGAAGAAAATTGGAGGCATCCATGGccaaaaggaaggagaaagaagagaacagaaaagcaggaaggTTGCCTCAACAGCAAGCTGGGAGAGAAAGTGATAAGATGTGGAGGGCCCAG CTGCCCGGGGAGGAAGAATATAGCCTGAGCTCCCCAGAGACCACCTCTGATACAGAAGAGGGTCTACAAACGGTGGAGGCTTGGATTCAGGCAAGGAGGCAGTTTCAAACTGAGCTGGAAAGCTTAGGGGACATTGAAAAATGGCTGACTCAAAAACCTTCCCTCAGCAATCAAGAAAAAAGGTGCTGGCAAAGAATAAAGGCACGCAGAGCAGACAGGAGGGCCGCTGTCAAATCAGCCGTGACTGACAGCCTGGAC CGTTCACCACAAAAATGCAGCCAGCCCTGGAAGAAGGGTAGCGTTCCCCTTGTTTGTGCACCATACCCCCAGGCTCTTGGCACGCTGCATAGCCTCCTGCACAAAAAGAAGCTGAGCGTGGTGGACATATTCAAGAAGGCTGGTATGGACGGGAGGAAGATCAAGAGAGCAGACTTCATTAAAGTCATCAAGGAG ACCAAAGTTTCCATCAGCGAGAAGGATCTGGAGGATGTGGTCATCTTCTTGACTTCCTCAAAACCGGGGAATTTTATAAGCCTTGAAGATCTGATTGACTGTCAAAAGCAGTGGCTGGAAATGAGGAAAGGACAATCCCAAGAGACCAAAACCG GTGTAGGTGCTCAGTTCCAGAAAGCCAGCTGCAAAACTGCCACTTGTCTACCTTCTTCTGGGGGCACAGCCAAAGGGATGAAGCCTCATGCTCCTACCAAGCCTGAAAGAAAGTTAATACGCTTGGAACTTCCACCAGTCAACACCGAGCCAGAACAACGGCATCTGAGCTGTGATGAAATGGAAGAGATTGGAAAAAACTTGAGAGAGAGGAGACGGTGGGAGAAG AACAAAGACAGCCCGatagaatggaaagaaaagcgCCGGATGGTGAGATCTGGGGATGGCCCCATTGATGAGCACTGCCTGCCGTCAACTGTAGAGGCCGATTTGGGAGAACTGGTTGACCGATATCGTAGGAATGCCGTCACGAGCTATCTGAAGAGCTCCAAGCTGTGCAAAGAGCGCAACGTTCACATTGCCGAGCCAACGCTGCAGAAAG CCCTGCTGCATCCAGGAGACAAGATCATCAAGGAAGGAGAAGACATAAGGAAGATCAGGCAGCCTGGAGGATACTACAGCGCGGGACGTGCTGTTGCTTCATCACCTGGGAGCACCTCCAGATCAGGAACTGCATCTGGAAGCCAGGCCAAGGAGGCAGAAAATAG GCACCCTCAGAGGAGTAAGATGCAAAAGTCAAGCGACAATAACTTCTGGCCAGGTCATCTCCTGGACAAGCTATGCCTTTACTTTCCTGAAAAGAAGCATGACAGGGCACATGCCTTGTTCAGCTATGTTCATCCAACCAAGCCCGCCTACTGTGGCATCTAA
- the LOC115346018 gene encoding uncharacterized protein LOC115346018 isoform X7 — MSRVRHGNWLTPHVLTQSKNMTNLEELITNIELCSKADGYSTVTFPTLKKLSVNDVLTGCELADLELDVPFPCFSDVTTIWSSVSKYVRHQLLKRKPRAVRVTGLGTFHLQKWLSFENGEVLTFQRPVFLLSRTVAQIRGLQHASVPVPGEIKQVSVNYKKIHSDVPYSEEVVQNCMQETLNFFYFILTNREDTDFILKDIGTLAIRGTEVTMAFCEDFLLSLNKSTYVVEKLFTKKWVISDKEATLSLSRFGRVHQFPQFEIRAVPRTASLTDEEICAEFESALSSMGVRAAVCHTLHLLQTGVSPDCLARAEMEEEAEEKMEGKGPPGRLFPGRQQKEPPFESPELPLPTSEEHRQTGQKEQSVFGLNGRRKLEASMAKRKEKEENRKAGRLPQQQAGRESDKMWRAQLPGEEEYSLSSPETTSDTEEGLQTVEAWIQARRQFQTELESLGDIEKWLTQKPSLSNQEKRCWQRIKARRADRRAAVKSAVTDSLDRSPQKCSQPWKKGSVPLVCAPYPQALGTLHSLLHKKKLSVVDIFKKAGMDGRKIKRADFIKVIKETKVSISEKDLEDVVIFLTSSKPGNFISLEDLIDCQKQWLEMRKGQSQETKTGVGAQFQKASCKTATCLPSSGGTAKGMKPHAPTKPERKLIRLELPPVNTEPEQRHLSCDEMEEIGKNLRERRRWEKAPSEE; from the exons ATGTCCAGGGTCAGACACGGGAACTGGTTGACA CCTCACGTGCTGACCCAAAGCAAGAACATGACAAACCTGGAAGAGCTGATCACCAACATTGAGCTCTGCAGCAAGGCTGACGGCTACAGCACGGTCACGTTTCCCACCCTCAAGAAGCTTTCTGTCAACG ATGTGCTGACGGGATGTGAGCTGGCTGACTTAGAGCTTGACGTGcctttcccttgcttttcagATGTCACTACTATTTGGAGCAGTGTGTCTAAGTATGTTCGGCATCAGCTCCTGAAGAGAAAG ccTCGGGCTGTCAGGGTAACAGGACTGGGGACGTTTCATCTTCAAAAATGGCTCTCTTTTGAAAATGGTGAGGTGCTCACGTTTCAGAGACCTGTGTTTTTGCTGTCCAGGACTGTTGCACAGATCCGTGGGCTGCAACATGCTTCTGTACCTGTTCCTG gcGAGATTAAGCAAGTGTCAGTGAACTACAAGAAGATCCACTCAGACGTCCCATATTCTGAGGAAGTTGTGCAGAACTGCATGCAGGAGACCCTGAACTTTTTCTACTTCATCCTAACAAACAGAGAAGACACGGACTTCATTTTAAAGGACATTGGCACTCTTGCTATCCGGGGAACAGAAGTGACAATGGCATTTTGTGAAGACTTTTTACTAAGCCTCAACAAGTCTACATACGTGGTAGAGAAGTTGTTCACT AAGAAATGGGTCATATCGGACAAAGAAGCCACTCTCTCTCTGAGCCGTTTTGGCCGTGTCCACCAGTTTCCACA GTTTGAGATTAGGGCTGTGCCTCGAACAGCTTCTCTCACAGACGAAGAGATATGTGCAGAATTCGAGAGTGCTTTGAGCAGCATGGGAGTAAGAG CGGCTGTTTGTCACACATTACACCTTCTGCAAACGGGTGTTTCTCCAGACTGCTTAGCCAGAGCTGAGatggaggaagaagcagaggagaaaatggagGGAAAAGGGCCTCCTGGCAG ACTGTTTCCAGGAAGGCAGCAAAAAGAACCTCCTTTTGAGAGCCCTGAATTGCCATTGCCTACTTCTGAAGAACACAGGCAGACAGGACAG AAAGAACAGTCTGTATTTGGGCTGAACGGTAGAAGAAAATTGGAGGCATCCATGGccaaaaggaaggagaaagaagagaacagaaaagcaggaaggTTGCCTCAACAGCAAGCTGGGAGAGAAAGTGATAAGATGTGGAGGGCCCAG CTGCCCGGGGAGGAAGAATATAGCCTGAGCTCCCCAGAGACCACCTCTGATACAGAAGAGGGTCTACAAACGGTGGAGGCTTGGATTCAGGCAAGGAGGCAGTTTCAAACTGAGCTGGAAAGCTTAGGGGACATTGAAAAATGGCTGACTCAAAAACCTTCCCTCAGCAATCAAGAAAAAAGGTGCTGGCAAAGAATAAAGGCACGCAGAGCAGACAGGAGGGCCGCTGTCAAATCAGCCGTGACTGACAGCCTGGAC CGTTCACCACAAAAATGCAGCCAGCCCTGGAAGAAGGGTAGCGTTCCCCTTGTTTGTGCACCATACCCCCAGGCTCTTGGCACGCTGCATAGCCTCCTGCACAAAAAGAAGCTGAGCGTGGTGGACATATTCAAGAAGGCTGGTATGGACGGGAGGAAGATCAAGAGAGCAGACTTCATTAAAGTCATCAAGGAG ACCAAAGTTTCCATCAGCGAGAAGGATCTGGAGGATGTGGTCATCTTCTTGACTTCCTCAAAACCGGGGAATTTTATAAGCCTTGAAGATCTGATTGACTGTCAAAAGCAGTGGCTGGAAATGAGGAAAGGACAATCCCAAGAGACCAAAACCG GTGTAGGTGCTCAGTTCCAGAAAGCCAGCTGCAAAACTGCCACTTGTCTACCTTCTTCTGGGGGCACAGCCAAAGGGATGAAGCCTCATGCTCCTACCAAGCCTGAAAGAAAGTTAATACGCTTGGAACTTCCACCAGTCAACACCGAGCCAGAACAACGGCATCTGAGCTGTGATGAAATGGAAGAGATTGGAAAAAACTTGAGAGAGAGGAGACGGTGGGAGAAG GCACCCTCAGAGGAGTAA
- the LOC115346018 gene encoding uncharacterized protein LOC115346018 isoform X6, which translates to MSRVRHGNWLTPHVLTQSKNMTNLEELITNIELCSKADGYSTVTFPTLKKLSVNDVLTGCELADLELDVPFPCFSDVTTIWSSVSKYVRHQLLKRKPRAVRVTGLGTFHLQKWLSFENGEVLTFQRPVFLLSRTVAQIRGLQHASVPVPGEIKQVSVNYKKIHSDVPYSEEVVQNCMQETLNFFYFILTNREDTDFILKDIGTLAIRGTEVTMAFCEDFLLSLNKSTYVVEKLFTKKWVISDKEATLSLSRFGRVHQFPQFEIRAVPRTASLTDEEICAEFESALSSMGVRAAVCHTLHLLQTGVSPDCLARAEMEEEAEEKMEGKGPPGRLFPGRQQKEPPFESPELPLPTSEEHRQTGQKEQSVFGLNGRRKLEASMAKRKEKEENRKAGRLPQQQAGRESDKMWRAQLPGEEEYSLSSPETTSDTEEGLQTVEAWIQARRQFQTELESLGDIEKWLTQKPSLSNQEKRCWQRIKARRADRRAAVKSAVTDSLDRSPQKCSQPWKKGSVPLVCAPYPQALGTLHSLLHKKKLSVVDIFKKAGMDGRKIKRADFIKVIKETKVSISEKDLEDVVIFLTSSKPGNFISLEDLIDCQKQWLEMRKGQSQETKTGVGAQFQKASCKTATCLPSSGGTAKGMKPHAPTKPERKLIRLELPPVNTEPEQRHLSCDEMEEIGKNLRERRRWEKPCCIQETRSSRKEKT; encoded by the exons ATGTCCAGGGTCAGACACGGGAACTGGTTGACA CCTCACGTGCTGACCCAAAGCAAGAACATGACAAACCTGGAAGAGCTGATCACCAACATTGAGCTCTGCAGCAAGGCTGACGGCTACAGCACGGTCACGTTTCCCACCCTCAAGAAGCTTTCTGTCAACG ATGTGCTGACGGGATGTGAGCTGGCTGACTTAGAGCTTGACGTGcctttcccttgcttttcagATGTCACTACTATTTGGAGCAGTGTGTCTAAGTATGTTCGGCATCAGCTCCTGAAGAGAAAG ccTCGGGCTGTCAGGGTAACAGGACTGGGGACGTTTCATCTTCAAAAATGGCTCTCTTTTGAAAATGGTGAGGTGCTCACGTTTCAGAGACCTGTGTTTTTGCTGTCCAGGACTGTTGCACAGATCCGTGGGCTGCAACATGCTTCTGTACCTGTTCCTG gcGAGATTAAGCAAGTGTCAGTGAACTACAAGAAGATCCACTCAGACGTCCCATATTCTGAGGAAGTTGTGCAGAACTGCATGCAGGAGACCCTGAACTTTTTCTACTTCATCCTAACAAACAGAGAAGACACGGACTTCATTTTAAAGGACATTGGCACTCTTGCTATCCGGGGAACAGAAGTGACAATGGCATTTTGTGAAGACTTTTTACTAAGCCTCAACAAGTCTACATACGTGGTAGAGAAGTTGTTCACT AAGAAATGGGTCATATCGGACAAAGAAGCCACTCTCTCTCTGAGCCGTTTTGGCCGTGTCCACCAGTTTCCACA GTTTGAGATTAGGGCTGTGCCTCGAACAGCTTCTCTCACAGACGAAGAGATATGTGCAGAATTCGAGAGTGCTTTGAGCAGCATGGGAGTAAGAG CGGCTGTTTGTCACACATTACACCTTCTGCAAACGGGTGTTTCTCCAGACTGCTTAGCCAGAGCTGAGatggaggaagaagcagaggagaaaatggagGGAAAAGGGCCTCCTGGCAG ACTGTTTCCAGGAAGGCAGCAAAAAGAACCTCCTTTTGAGAGCCCTGAATTGCCATTGCCTACTTCTGAAGAACACAGGCAGACAGGACAG AAAGAACAGTCTGTATTTGGGCTGAACGGTAGAAGAAAATTGGAGGCATCCATGGccaaaaggaaggagaaagaagagaacagaaaagcaggaaggTTGCCTCAACAGCAAGCTGGGAGAGAAAGTGATAAGATGTGGAGGGCCCAG CTGCCCGGGGAGGAAGAATATAGCCTGAGCTCCCCAGAGACCACCTCTGATACAGAAGAGGGTCTACAAACGGTGGAGGCTTGGATTCAGGCAAGGAGGCAGTTTCAAACTGAGCTGGAAAGCTTAGGGGACATTGAAAAATGGCTGACTCAAAAACCTTCCCTCAGCAATCAAGAAAAAAGGTGCTGGCAAAGAATAAAGGCACGCAGAGCAGACAGGAGGGCCGCTGTCAAATCAGCCGTGACTGACAGCCTGGAC CGTTCACCACAAAAATGCAGCCAGCCCTGGAAGAAGGGTAGCGTTCCCCTTGTTTGTGCACCATACCCCCAGGCTCTTGGCACGCTGCATAGCCTCCTGCACAAAAAGAAGCTGAGCGTGGTGGACATATTCAAGAAGGCTGGTATGGACGGGAGGAAGATCAAGAGAGCAGACTTCATTAAAGTCATCAAGGAG ACCAAAGTTTCCATCAGCGAGAAGGATCTGGAGGATGTGGTCATCTTCTTGACTTCCTCAAAACCGGGGAATTTTATAAGCCTTGAAGATCTGATTGACTGTCAAAAGCAGTGGCTGGAAATGAGGAAAGGACAATCCCAAGAGACCAAAACCG GTGTAGGTGCTCAGTTCCAGAAAGCCAGCTGCAAAACTGCCACTTGTCTACCTTCTTCTGGGGGCACAGCCAAAGGGATGAAGCCTCATGCTCCTACCAAGCCTGAAAGAAAGTTAATACGCTTGGAACTTCCACCAGTCAACACCGAGCCAGAACAACGGCATCTGAGCTGTGATGAAATGGAAGAGATTGGAAAAAACTTGAGAGAGAGGAGACGGTGGGAGAAG CCCTGCTGCATCCAGGAGACAAGATCATCAAGGAAGGAGAAGACATAA